The DNA window ATAAAGTCAGtctaatcctttttaaaaaaataatacacaaagctaaaggaccattgttcgattccccaggacccatataaagccaggtgcacaaggtggcacatgcatctggagttcctttgcagtggctgtaggccctggtgtgcccattctctctctctttgtctcactctctctgcctctttctctctttcaaataaatcaaaaagaaaaatattttaaaaaaaataacacacaagGCCAAAAGGGTAATAAAAGGTTGGGAAATGAGAGGTTTGCTCAGGGCTAGGGCAAAGAGAGGAGGCTGGACGGAGAAGGTGGACATTGTGGCTAATCTTGAAAGACAGGAAAAAATTCACTGGACAGAAACAGTGTGAAGGAAATGGgacagtgaggcaggaggattgctgagagtttacagccagcctaagctacacaaTGAGACCTTATTGGAGGAATAAATAGAGCTTGGCATGGTGATTCATGCTTGCActtgggaaggtggaggcagaaagatcaggaatttgagaccagcctggtctttaagagaccctgtctcaaaaataaataaataaataaaaaaccaaaataaaaacgtAAGATGGAAGGCAATCTGGCACAGAAGGGAAGTGGGAGACAGCCTCAGGTTAGGACACgctcagccatttggctggaatttggagtgtgtgtgagtgattTGCAGTAGATAAACCTGGCTTAaatgccagttcctctgtgccAGAACAAAGGCTACCGTGTCACAGATTTGCTTTGCCACTTCCTGCTGGTTGACCTTGGGCAAGTAGTGTAACTTCTCTGCAAACTGAAGGtagtaattcttttttctttttctttttctttttctttttttgttctttgaggtagggtcttgctctagcccaggctgacctggaattcactctatattctcagagtggcctcaaactcatggcaatcctcctacctctgcctcctgagtgctgggattaaaggtgtgagccactgatAGGATTAAGCGTATTTAACATATATAAAGCATCCAACTGCAGTGTCTGACACATAATAAATGTTCCAAAATGGATCAAAATGCATACAGTCATGAAAGAGCACTCAAGGGGTTTAGAGCTGAGGACCAAGAAGGAAAGGCCTCTAacatcttccatggctcaggccTCTGTGGGCTTCAGTGGAGTGTACTGGCTTGGCCTCCTATCATCCCCACACCCTCTACTCTAGGCTTCTGAAGCAGCCTCCttgcttcctgcctctacctgtcCCAGAATCATCTTCCAAACACAGCCTTAATCTTGGTGGTTTCTCTCAAGAGTCCTCTATGGCTCCCAGTTGCTTACGGAATGAACTCCTTAACAGAGAGGAAGCAAGAGCTAACGTCTCAGTAGTCTAGGGGTGtatacctgcctgtaatcccagcgtttgggagttTGAGAAGTGCAGGTAACAGGATCAAGAGTGcggggccagcctgggttacaagagaccttgtgtcaaaaagaaaaaaaatagcagggcgtggtggcgcacacctttaatcccagcacttgggaggcagaggtaggaggatcacagtgagttcgaggccaccctgagactacatagtgaattctaggtcagactgggctagaatgagacccttcctcgaaaaaccaaaaaaaaaaaaaaaaaaaaaaggaaggaaggaaggaaggaaggaaggaaggaaggaaggaaggaaaaacctTATCATCTCTGGGTGGGAAGGGAAGAACAAAGAGACTCATGTTGGGAATCAAAAGATAAAATAtcttcttttgggctggagagatggcttgatggttaaggcgcttaatagcaaaagccaaaggacccaggttcgattccccagtacccacgtaaagccggatgcaaagTTgcgtatgtgtctgcagtttgtttgcagcggctagaggccctgacatgcacattctctatatgtctctttatctctctctctctctctctctcaaataaataaatatatatttttttcccaaaaaaatcttcttttttaaaaaagcccagAAGCTCGGAATATGCAGATATCAGTCAGCACCCTAAAGGATGAATCTCCTCTAAAAGCACAGTGCGTTCCGGAGGTGCTGGCTCGGCTGCACCTGTAGCTGAATATATAGTTTTTCCAAGCCAATCGCGGGGAGTTAGGAGAGAAAGCAGCGAGCCCCGGCACTGCGCGGCGACCGGGCGCACGGGAATATCCCTTTTACCTCCACCTCGGTCTTGAGTTTCCCCGCAGGAGTCCCCGCGCTGCGTAGAGGGTCAAGGTCACACAAATGGCTGGGCAGAGGAGCCAGAGTCACACTAGGCGGCCAGACTGCGTCCCCGAAAGCTAGAACGAAGGCGACTCAGGGACAAAGTGCAAGAAGATTCCTGAAGAGATAAGCGAGCCAGGCTAaagaagggggtggggaagagaatgCCCAGGAACTCAAAGATCCCGCTGGGGCTGGGAGCCGAGCTTAGCGCCCCGGCAGGGGGGCGTCCTGGGGCCTCAGCACCCCCACAGCTACTGGGATGCTCAGAATGGGGCCCACCAGGGCAGCACTCTCCTAGCCCGCGTCCTCCCTCAGCGGCCCGCGAAGTGCGGGAGGCCGGGTTTCCCAGCTCACCTGGCCGCTTGGGGTGGAGCCACTGGAGACCCAAGGTCGCTGCGCACGCGGTGGTACCTGGAGCTCGGAACTGGGCTTGTCTAGGGAGGCTCGACGGAGCCGCCCACCCCTCCACGTGGGGGCCCTCCCCCGGCTTGCTCCCTCCCACCCgctatcctcctcctcctcctccgccttcCCTCCTTCGATCCCTCCCTCAGAGCCCAGTTGCTCAAGCCTCTTCCTTCCCCACGACCAGTGCCAGTTCCTCTCCCAGACGGGCCCTGGAAGAGCCACGAACGCTCGACTTTGGAGCCTCCCGGGCGGCAGCGGTGAGAAGGACCATGGCTCAGCCCCGAAAGACTGCGAACCCAACGCCCAGGGCTTCCCTCCAGCCGGCCGAACTGAACACGCGAGGTGCCTGCCTGCCCCGCCCCTGCAGCACGGACTCCGCCAGCCTGGGCAGCTACCCGGGCCAAGCCGCCGCTACCGCCACCGGCCCCGCCATCTCCCGGGATCCCCACTTCCACAGCTTACAGACGCTCTCAGACGCAGGCTGGGGGCGTGCGGAAGCGCCGCGGGAGCTGCTGGGGACTGCTGCCTCCCGCCGGCGGGTGGAGGAGCGCCCCGACGTGCCGTCCCCTCGCTGGTCGAGTGGTCGGCTGGCGGAGGAGCGCTCCGGGGTGCCGTCCTCCCGCCGGTCCGGCGGCAGCAGACTGTGCCTGGAGCCGAGGGAGCACGCGTGGATTCTGGCCTCAGCCCAAGGCCGTTTTGAGGTGCTAGAGAAGCTGCTGGAGGAAGATCCCGGGTTGCTGATGATGGTTGACCCAATCACGGGCTACAGCTTGCTGCACTGGCTGGCCAAGCACGGGCGCCACGAGGAGCTCATTAAGGTACATGATTTGGCCCAGAAGTACGGATTGGCTTTAGACGTGAACATCTCCGGCAGCGGTGGCTTCACGCCGCTCCACCTGGCGGCTCGGCAGGGACACGAGATGGTCATCAAGGTGCTGGTGGGCGCCCTAGGAGCGGACACTTCACGTCGCGATTACAGTGGCCGCCGGGCTTGTTACTACTTGCAACCCAATACTTCCCACAGCCTGCGAGAGCTGACAGGCGCGGAGGATCCCCAGGTGACAAAAGAAAGCGAGTGCGACAGCAGCAGTGGTATCACTGGGTGGTCGCTGAGACGCACCCCAAGCACTTTACGCGCTAAGTCCATGGGGACACACCCCAAGGAGGCGGCTGTGCAGGCAAAAGGGAACACCTCGAGCAGAAAAGGGGTGCGAGGAAACAGCTTTTTACGCCAACTGTTCCCCTTCTTCCAGAACCGTTAAAGGTGACTGAAGGCTCAAAGGTTCCACGATATTGTGTAGAGAGGTCTCACCCCTGGGTTGTTTCCTGGTTCTTCCCAAGGAGACGCGCCTCTTATGCACCTTGGCTTTGGAAGAGCAGAGCGCATCTGGACTCCACTGTGGTACTTGTCCCTATTGTCCTGTCAGAGGGGtctacagaggcagagagagaaatcaggctGAACTGGCGCCAAGTCCTAAAGCCACAGGACTAAGGcataaggaggagagagaatggttctCCTTGGAAGTTGGAAAGTCAACCTTCCAGGAGTCAATTTCTGGATAGGCTGAAGCACTGGTTTATTAGAGAACATTATTACAAGGATAAGTTTTGACTGTACACTACTGATGCAGAGCAAGCCTCTCCTAACTGCCTCTCTGCCTGTTGTTAACAAATGTCCCTGTGCTGGTAGTTACTGGTAACCTCCTCCTGAGACTAGCCAGGCCCTACCTGTACCTGGTCTAATATGTCGCCAATGAATCTTGAGTGTAttaaagtggattttttttttcttttcacagaaCAACAGTATCTTTTAGTGCCTTTTTTATTAACCTTGGGGTGGGAGGTTGGGGTGGGTTACAAGTGTTTGCAGGGAAGAGACCACCAATTCATCCATGGCTGCAAGCTAGGGATGCATGGCGGACTCTGCTGAAGCTGTGAAGCCAGGGGGCTACTTGTACTTAGCTGTGAGTAGGGATGcagctcctctgtctcctgagccctggcaTCCAGGTCTGGCTTCATTTTCCAGTCTCACTCTAGAGATTTTGTCATGAAGGGAGCAGGGGGTGGGGATGCAAAGAAAAAGTCACCAAATTTACATTTCTGATATTTCATGGTGAATCATGCAATTAATTGACTTGACATATCCTCCAACTGAATATACCAACTGACCCTTTTTACCAAGACAGgattttccttattcttttttttttttttgagacaaggtctcactttgtagctggGACTGGAACTTTCGGTGACCTGCCTCTGccaccagagtgctggaattataagcatcctccaccatacccagctttatctacattttttttttgtctttttgctttttcaagtctcactttagctcaggctagcctggaattctctatgtagtctcagggtggcctcgaactcatggtgatcctcctacctctgcctcccgagtgctggggttcaaggcgtGCACTATCATGTCTGCTTCTTCATCtacatttttaaagttaagtGTAATATACAAGTTGTAGTTTGGAAAATTGCTCCATTCAGAAATAcctgaattaaattaaattaaattaaattaaattaaagctgACAGGAGGGACAAGCAGTTGGTGACTAGAGATCCATGctgcttttaaatatgtttacatATTTAGAATCCTGGAGGCTTGTGTGGCCCCTAGCAAAGGATTCATATGTTTTCTGGTCCTTGCAGCCCATTTCTGGTGAAAATCTGAGTCATAGAACAGCCCAGAACACCACCCTGAACCCATGCATCCaggtctctgcctctgcctgatGGTCTTATTTGCTCCCTGTGTGCTGAAAACTTTCCTACCTCCCTTCAATAATCCATTACTTTCTTCTCATTCGTGAATGATCCAAACCTTTCCTATTGCTATTTCAGTATGGCATGGTGTCTCTTAAGAACTACACCTTAAACATATTGACACAGTGTAATCTGGCTTTTCCTTTTGCTTCTAAATAATCTTTTCTTTGATGGTTAAAGGGGGGAAATGAGGTGGGTGGGTTCCTAGCACTTGGCACTTAGCTCCTTCACCTCTGTGCTCATTTTGTAAATGCAAACTGGTTAACTGATAAAGAACTATGGTTTCTGCTCCACACCTCTCCTTTGCCAGCTGCTATGGTAGGTTGGGCTTCATGAAGGCCAACTGGCATGGCCTTGCTGCCTCTTTGCTGAGTCTACAGGATCCTGGCTTGGAAGGAAAGACTGGTGTGTGCTGAGCATTCAAAAAACATTTGTACCAGTGGTTCCCCTCCTTATAGGAAAAGTATGAAGCTAAGTATTGAAACTATTAGTAGATTTGAGGACCTGAGGCAGGTATCCATCCtgctttattccttttatttatttatttatttattggtttttcgaggtagggtctcactctagcccaggctgacctggaattcactatggagtctcagggtggcctcgaactcacggcaatcctcctgcctctgcctcctgagtgctgggattaaaggcatgcaccacctcacccggctttttccccccattttttaaaatggtgtCAGCTGGAGGATTTGAAAGCTGCtttctgtaggttttttttttttttttcccctatagtCAGCTATTCTTCCCCACAGACATTTTTGCTCACTATGTGATACAGTGTAGcttacctcctccatgtaaaatTGAGGTTTGGCTACAGGGGTCAAACTTCGTGCTGAAAATGCTCCATGCCTAACATCAAGCCATTGGCATTTCTGGCATGCTTTCTGAGGCAAAACTGATATGCTCACCTCAAGACAAAGAATGAGTAAATTTCTCAAGAAACTGCTCTCCAAAGGAGCAGAATTAGGCAATGATGCAAAGTTGAGTCTAGTGCTGGACACACGCAGGTAAAGGAGACAGAAGCAGGGTTGGAAGAGATCTGAAAGAGGGTTGGGGGAAGGATGTGGAGGGAACACTGGGGGAGAACCTGACCCAGAAGCCAGAGGCAGGAAAGGTTTTTTTGGGAGGAAAGCCAAGAAGTGGAGGGGGGTGAAAGGAGCTGGCCAGGGGTTGTTGCAAGTGCCAGGAACTGCCAGTCAACCCAAGTAGCAAGAAGGTGGGAGCCAGGGCATAGTTAATAGCAAGGCTGGAATGGCATAGCAGATGTGAGTCCAGATATAAGGGTTTCAAGAGCCATGTTAAGAGAACAGCGATTTTAGTCAAAAGgtacttgggtgctggagagatggcctagcggttaaggcacttgcctgcaaagcctaaccatccaggtttgattccccagtacccacataaacccaggtgcagaaggtggtatatgcatctggagcttctttgcaatagctagaggctccagtgcacccattgtctctctctctctcaatctctctgcaaataaataaaaaataacctttCAAATGAGTTCACACTGGGACTGAGGACATAGCTCAGATAGCAGAGTGCATACCTAGCatgcctgaaggcctgggttccatctccagcaccacatacatttatatagtgtatttttttttatttttttagggtagagtgtctctctagcccaggctgtgtgTGATGGTATATGTTTCTAATCCCAATATTCAGGatgaaagcaggaggatcaaaagttcaaggtcatcttcagttacATGGAcagttgaggccagtctaggatacatgagactttgtctcaaacaaaccaaccaggagagggaggcagaggtaaggccaccctgagactacctagtgaattccaggtcagcctagactagtgtaaaaccctacctcaaagaaagaaagaaaaaaaaaaaacaccaaaaagaaagaaaaagaatccagggggaggaaggggaaggtctCACAAAGCCCCGCTGCTCTCTGAAATTTGAGGAGctactggcagttaatggttgctggaggaGGGGGAGATTATGATCTTCAGTGGTGTGTCCACTGGTAAATTGCTCATGCTCTAGTAAATAACCCTAGGCAGTTGCTGCtgcccttcctcttttctcctcctccaacAGAGTCCCAGGTACCACACAGGCGCCTCCAACTCACTAATCTTCCAATCTCCATATCC is part of the Jaculus jaculus isolate mJacJac1 chromosome X, mJacJac1.mat.Y.cur, whole genome shotgun sequence genome and encodes:
- the Sowahd gene encoding ankyrin repeat domain-containing protein SOWAHD, which codes for MAQPRKTANPTPRASLQPAELNTRGACLPRPCSTDSASLGSYPGQAAATATGPAISRDPHFHSLQTLSDAGWGRAEAPRELLGTAASRRRVEERPDVPSPRWSSGRLAEERSGVPSSRRSGGSRLCLEPREHAWILASAQGRFEVLEKLLEEDPGLLMMVDPITGYSLLHWLAKHGRHEELIKVHDLAQKYGLALDVNISGSGGFTPLHLAARQGHEMVIKVLVGALGADTSRRDYSGRRACYYLQPNTSHSLRELTGAEDPQVTKESECDSSSGITGWSLRRTPSTLRAKSMGTHPKEAAVQAKGNTSSRKGVRGNSFLRQLFPFFQNR